Proteins encoded by one window of Macaca fascicularis isolate 582-1 chromosome 10, T2T-MFA8v1.1:
- the SBF1 gene encoding myotubularin-related protein 5 isoform X4 produces MARLADYFVLVAFGPHPRGSGEGQGQILQRFPEKDWEDNPFPQGIELFCQPSGWQLCPERNPPTFFVAVLTDINSERHYCACLTFWEPVEPSQETTREEDAPEREEEEDEGGQTHLSPTAPAPSAQLFAPKTLVLVSRLDHAEVFRNSLGLIYAIHVEGLNVCLENVIGNLLTCTVPLAGGSQRTISLGAGDRQVIQTPLADSLPVSRCSVALLFRQLGITNVLSLFCAALTEHKVLFLSRSYQRLADACRGLLALLFPLRYSFTYVPILPAQLLEVLSTPTPFIIGVNAAFQAETQELLDVIVADLDGGTVAIPECVHIPPLPEPLQSQTHSVLSMVLDPELELADLAFPPPTTSTSSLKMQDKELRAVFLRLFAQLLQGYRWCLHVVRVHPEPVIRFHKAAFLGQRGLVEDDFLMKVLEGMAFAGFVSERGVPYRPTDLFDELVAHEVARMRADENHPQRVLRHVQELAEQLYKNENPYPAVAMHKVQRPGESSHLRRVPQPFPRLDEGTVQWIVDQAAAKMQGAPPAVKAERRTTVPSGPPMTAILERCSGLHVNSARRLEVVRNCISYVFEGKMLEAKKLLPAVLRALKGRAARRCLAQELHLHVQQNRAVLDHQQFDFVVRMMNCCLQDCTSLDEHGIAAALLPLVTAFCRKLSPGVTQFAYSCVQEHVVWSTPQFWEAMFYGDVQTHIRALYLEPTEDLAPAQEVGEAPSQEDERSALDVASEQRRLWPTLSREKQQELVQKEESTVFSQAIHYANRMSYLLLPLDSSKSRLLRERAGLGDLESASNSLVTNSMAGSVAESYDTESGFEDAETCDVAGAVVRFINRFVDKVCTESGVTSDHLKGLHVMVPDIVQMHIETLEAVQRESRRLPPIQKPKLLRPRLLPGEECVLDGLRVYLLPDGREEGAGGSAGGPALLPAEGAVFLTTYRVIFTGMPTDPLVGEQVVVRSFPVAALTKEKRISVQTPVDQLLQDGLQLRSCTFQLLKMAFDEEVGSDSAELFRKQLHKLRYPPDVRATFAFTLGSAHTPGRPPRVTKDKGPSLRTLSRNLVKNAKKTIGRQHVTRKKYNPPSWEHRGQPPPEDQEDEISVSEELEPSTLTPSSALKPSDRMTMSSLVERACCRDYQRLGLGTLSSSLSRAKSEPFRISPVNRMYAICRSYPGLLIVPQSVQDNALQRVSRCYRQNRFPVVCWRSGRSKAVLLRSGGLHGKGVVGLFKAQNAPSPGQSQADSSSLEQEKYLQAVVSSMPRYADASGRNTLSGFSSAHMGSHVPSPRARVTTLSNPMAASASRRTAPRGKWGSVRTSGRSSGLGTEVGSRLAGRDTLAPPQANGGPPDPGFLRPQRAALYILGDKAQLKGVRPDPLQQWELVPIEVFEARQVKASFKKLLKACVPGCPAAEPSPASFLRSLEDSEWLIQIHKLLQVSVLVVELLDSGSSVLVGLEDGWDITTQVVSLVQLLSDPFYRTLEGFRLLLEKEWLSFGHRFSHRGAHTLAGQSSGFTPVFLQFLDCVHQVHLQFPMEFEFSQFYLKFLGYHHVSRRFRTFLLDSDYERIELGLLYEEKGERRGQLPCRSVWEYVDRLSKRTPVFYNYMYAPEDTEVLRPYSNVSNLKVWDFYTEETLAEGPPYDWELAQGPPEPPEEERSDGGAPQSRRRVVWPCYDSCPRAQPDAISRLLEELQRLETELGRPAERWKDTWDRVKAAQRLEGRPDGRGTPSSLLVSTAPHHRRSLGVYLQEGPVGSTLSLSLDSDQSSGSTASGSRQAARRSTSTLYSQFQTAESENRSYEGTLYKKGAFMKPWKARWFVLDKTKHQLRYYDHRVDTECKGVIDLAEVEAVAPGTPTMGAPKTVDEKAFFDVKTTRRVYNFCAQDVPSAQQWVDRIQSCLSDA; encoded by the exons GGAGTGGGGAAGGCCAGGGCCAGATTCTGCAGCGCTTTCCGGAGAAGGACTGGGAAGACAACCCATTCCCCCAGGGCATCGAGCTG TTTTGCCAGCCTAGCGGGTGGCAGCTGTGTCCCGAGAGGAATCCACCGACCTTCTTTGTTGCTGTCCTCACTGACATCAACTCCGAGCGCCACTACTGCGCCTGCTTGACCTTCTGGGAGCCAGTGGAGCCTTCACAG GAAACGACGCGTGAGGAGGATGCcccagagagggaagaagaggaggatgagGGAGGCCAGACCCACCTGTCTCCCACAGCGCCTGCCCCATCTGCCCAGCTGTTTGCACCGAAGACGCTGGTGCTGGTGTCTCGACTTGACCACGCGGAGGTGTTCAGG AACAGCCTCGGCCTCATCTATGCCATCCACGTGGAGGGCCTGAATGTGTGCCTGGAAAACGTGATTGGGAACCTGCTGACGTGCACTGTGCCCCTGGCTGGGGGCTCACAG AGGACGATCTCTTTGGGGGCTGGTGACCGGCAGGTCATCCAAACTCCACTGGCTGACTCGCTGCCCGTCAGCCGCTGCAGCGTGGCCCTGCTTTTCCGCCAGCTGG GCATCACCAACGTGCTGTCTTTGTTCTGTGCCGCCCTGACGGAGCACAAGGTTCTCTTCCTGTCCCGGAGCTACCAGCGGCTCGCCGATGCCTGTAGGGGCCTCCTGGCACTGCTGTTTCCTCTCAGATACAG CTTCACCTATGTGCCCATCCTGCCGGCTCAGCTGCTGGAGGTCCTCAGCACACCCACGCCCTTCATCATCGGGGTCAACGCGGCCTTCCAGGCAGAGACCCAGGAACTG CTCGACGTGATCGTTGCTGATCTGGATGGAGGAACGGTGGCCATCCCTGAGTGTGTGCACATTCCACCCTTGCCAGAGCCGCTGCAGAGTCAGACACACAGTGTGCTGAGCATG GTCCTGGACCCGGAACTGGAGTTGGCTGACCTCGCCTTCCCTCCACCCACGACGTCCACCTCCTCCCTGAAGATGCAG GACAAGGAGCTGCGAGCTGTCTTTCTGCGGCTCTTCGCTCAGCTGCTGCAGGGCTATCGCTGGTGCCTGCACGTCGTGCGCGTCCACCCGGAGCCTGTCATCCGCTTCCATAAG GCAGCCTTCCTGGGCCAGCGTGGGCTGGTGGAGGATGATTTCCTGATGAAAGTGCTGGAGGGCATGGCCTTTGCTGGCTTCGTGTCAGAGCGTGGGGTCCCGTACCGCCCCACAGACCTGTTCGATGAG CTGGTGGCCCACGAGGTGGCACGGATGCGGGCAGATGAGAACCACCCCCAGCGTGTCCTGCGTCACGTCCAGGAACTGGCAGAGCAGCTCTACAAGAAC GAGAACCCGTACCCAGCCGTGGCGATGCACAAGGTACAGAGGCCCGGCGAGAGCAGCCACCTGCGACGGGTGCCCCAGCCCTTCCCCCGGCTGGATGAGGGCACCGTGCAGTGGATCGTGGACCAGGCTGCGGCCAAGATGCAGGGTGCACCCCCAGCTGTGAAGGCCGAGAGGAGGACCACTGTGCCCTCAGGGCCCCCCATGA CTGCCATACTGGAGCGGTGCAGCGGGCTGCATGTCAACAGCGCCCGGCGTCTGGAGGTCGTGCGCAACTGCATCTCCTATGTGTTTGAGGGGAAAATGCTTGAGGCCAAGAAG CTGCTCCCAGCTGTGTTGAGGGCCCTGAAGGGGCGAGCTGCCCGCCGCTGCCTCGCCCAGGAGCTGCACCTGCATGTGCAGCAGAACCGTGCGGTCCTGGACCACCAGCAGTTTGACTTTGTCGTCCGTATGATGAACTGCTGCCTGCAG GACTGCACTTCTCTGGATGAGCATGGCATCGCAGCTGCTCTGCTGCCTCTGGTCACAGCCTTCTGCCGG AAGCTGAGCCCGGGGGTGACGCAGTTCGCGTACAGCTGTGTGCAGGAGCACGTGGTGTGGAGCACGCCACAGTTCTGGGAGGCCATGTTCTATGGGGATGTGCAGACTCACATCCGGGCCCTCTACCTGGAGCCCACCGAGGACCTGGCCCCCGCCCAG GAGGTTGGGGAGGCACCTTCCCAGGAGGACGAGCGCTCTGCCCTGGATGTGGCTTCTGAGCAGCGGCGCCTGTGGCCAACCCTGAGCCGTGAGAAGCAGCAGGAGCTGGTGCAGAAGGAGGAGAGCACGGTGTTCAGCCAGGCCATCCACTACGCCAACCGCATGAGCTACCTCCTCCTGCCCCTGGACAGCAGCAAGAGCCGCCTACTTCGGGAGCGCGCTGGGCTGGGCGACCTGGAGAGCGCCAGCAACAGCCTGGTCACCAACAG CATGGCTGGCAGTGTGGCTGAGAGCTATGACACGGAGAGTGGCTTTGAGGATGCAGAGACCTGCGATGTGGCTGGGGCCGTGGTCCGCTTCATCAACCGCTTCGTGGACAAGGTCTGCACGGAGAGCGGGGTCACCAGCGACCACCTCAAGGGGCTGCATGTCATGGTGCCAG ACATCGTCCAGATGCACATCGAGACCCTGGAGGCCGTGCAGCGGGAGAGCCGGAGGCTGCCGCCCATCCAGAAG CCCAAGCTGCTGCGGCCGCGCCTGCTGCCTGGGGAGGAGTGTGTGCTGGACGGCCTGCGCGTCTACCTGCTGCCGGACGGGCGTGAGGAGGGTGCGGGGGGCAGTGCCGGGGGACCAGCATTGCTGCCAGCTGAGGGCGCCGTCTTCCTCACCACGTACCGGGTCATCTTCACAGGGATGCCCACAGACCCCCTGG TTGGGGAGCAGGTGGTGGTCCGTTCCTTCCCGGTGGCTGCGCTGACCAAGGAGAAGCGCATCAGCGTCCAGACCCCTGTGGACCAGCTCCTGCAGGACGGGCTGCAGCTGCGCTCCTGCACATTCCAG CTGCTGAAAATGGCCTTTGATGAGGAGGTGGGGTCTGACAGTGCCGAGCTCTTCCGCAAGCAGCTGCATAAGCTGCGGTACCCGCCGGACGTCAGGGCCACCTTCGCGTTCACCCTGGGCTCTGCCCACACACCCGGCCGGCCCCCGCGAGTCACCAAGGACAAGGGTCCTTCCCTCAG AACCCTGTCCCGGAACCTGGTCAAGAACGCCAAGAAGACCATCGGGCGGCAGCATGTCACTCGTAAGAAGTACAACCCCCCCAGCTGGGAGCACCGGGGCCAGCCGCCCCCCGAGGACCAGGAGGACGAGATCTCAG TGTCGGAGGAGCTGGAGCCCAGCACGCTGACCCCGTCCTCAGCCCTGAAGCCCTCCGACCGCATGACCATGAGCAGCCTGGTGGAAAGGGCTTGCTGCCGCGACTACCAGCGCCTCGGCCTGGGCACCCTGAGCAGCAGCCTGAGCCGGGCCAAGTCTGAGCCCTTCCGCATCTCTCCGGTCAACCGCATGTACGCCATCTGCCGCAG CTACCCAGGGCTGCTGATCGTACCCCAGAGCGTCCAGGACAACGCCCTGCAGCGCGTGTCCCGCTGCTACCGCCAGAACCGCTTCCCCGTGGTCTGCTGGCGCAGCGGGCGGTCTAAGGCCGTACTGCTGCGCTCTGGCGGCCTGCATGGCAAAGGTGTCGTTGGCCTCTTCAAGGCCCAGAACGCACCTTCTCCAG GCCAGTCCCAGGCGGACTCGAGCAGCCTGGAGCAGGAGAAGTACCTGCAGGCCGTGGTCAGCTCCATGCCCCGCTACGCCGACGCGTCGGGACGCAACACGCTTAGCGGCTTCTCCTCAGCCCACATGGGCAGTCACG TTCCCAGCCCCAGAGCCAGGGTCACCACGCTGTCCAACCCCATGGCGGCCTCGGCCTCCAGACGGACCGCACCCCGAG GTAAGTGGGGCAGTGTCCGGACCAGTGGGCGCAGCAGTGGCCTTGGCACCGAGGTGGGCTCCCGGCTGGCTGGCAGAGACACGCTGGCCCCACCCCAGGCCAACGGGGGCCCTCCCGACCCGGGCTTCCTGCGGCCGCAGCGAGCAGCCCTCTACATCCTCGGGGACAAAGCCCAGCTTAAG GGTGTGCGGCCAGACCCCCTGCAGCAGTGGGAGCTGGTGCCCATTGAGGTATTTGAGGCACGGCAGGTGAAGGCCAGCTTCAAGAAGCTGCTGAAGGCGTGTGTCCCAGGCTGCCCTGCtgctgagcccagcccagcctccttcctgcGCTCGCTGGAGGACTCGGAGTGGCTGATCCAG ATCCACAAGCTGCTGCAGGTGTCTGTGCTGGTGGTGGAGCTCCTGGATTCAGGCTCCTCTGTGCTGGTGGGCCTGGAGGACGGCTGGGACATCACCACCCAG GTGGTATCTTTGGTGCAGCTGCTCTCAGACCCCTTTTACCGCACGCTGGAGGGCTTCCGCCTGCTGCTGGAGAAGGAGTGGCTGTCCTTCGGTCACCGCTTCAGCCACCGTGGGGCCCACACCCTGGCTGGGCAGAGCAGCGGCTTCACACCCGTCTTCCTGCAGTTCCTGGACTGCGTACATCAG GTCCACCTGCAGTTCCCCATGGAGTTTGAGTTCAGCCAGTTCTACCTCAAGTTCCTTGGCTACCACCACGTCTCCCGCCGTTTCCGGACCTTCCTGCTCGACTCTGACTATGAGCGCATTGAGCTGG GGCTGCTGTACGAGGAGAAAGGGGAACGCAGGGGCCAGCTGCCATGCAGGTCTGTGTGGGAGTACGTGGACCGACTGAGCAAGAGGACGCCTGTGTTCTACAATTACATGTATGCGCCCGAGGACACGGAG GTCCTGCGGCCCTACAGCAACGTGTCCAACCTGAAGGTGTGGGACTTCTACACTGAGGAGACGCTGGCCGAGGGCCCTCCCTATGATTGGGAACTGGCCCAGGGGCCCCCCGAGCCCCCAGAGGAAGAACGATCTGACGGAGGCGCTCCCCAGAGCCGGCGCCGTGTGGTGTGGCCCTGCTACGACAGCTGCCCGCGGGCCCAGCCTGACGCCATCTCACGCCTGCTGGAG GAGCTGCAGAGGCTGGAGACAGAGTTGGGCCGACCCGCTGAGCGCTGGAAGGACACCTGGGACCGGGTGAAGGCTGCACAGCGCCTCGAAGGCCGGCCAGACGGACGT GGCACCCCTAGCTCCCTCCTGGTGTCCACCGCACCCCACCACCGCCGCTCGCTGGGTGTGTACCTGCAGGAGGGGCCCGTGGGCTCCACCCTGAGCCTCAGCCTGGACAGCGACCAGAGTAGTGGCTCAACCGCATCCGGCTCCCGCCAGGCTGCCCGCCGCAGCACCAGCACCCTGTACAGCCAGTTCCAGACAGCTGAGAGTGAGAACAG GTCCTACGAGGGCACTCTGTACAAGAAGGGGGCCTTCATGAAGCCTTGGAAGGCCCGCTGGTTCGTGTTGGACAAGACCAAGCACCAG CTGCGTTACTATGACCACCGTGTGGACACAGAGTGCAAGGGTGTCATCGACCTggcggaggtggaggctgtggcaCCTGGCACGCCCACCATGGGTGCCCCTAAGACTGTGGACGAGAAGGCCTTCTTTGAC GTGAAGACAACGCGTCGCGTTTACAACTTCTGTGCCCAGGACGTGCCCTCGGCCCAGCAGTGGGTGGACCGGATCCAGAGCTGCCTGTCGGATGCCTGA
- the SBF1 gene encoding myotubularin-related protein 5 isoform X5, with protein MARLADYFVLVAFGPHPRGSGEGQGQILQRFPEKDWEDNPFPQGIELFCQPSGWQLCPERNPPTFFVAVLTDINSERHYCACLTFWEPVEPSQQETTREEDAPEREEEEDEGGQTHLSPTAPAPSAQLFAPKTLVLVSRLDHAEVFRNSLGLIYAIHVEGLNVCLENVIGNLLTCTVPLAGGSQLDSVEEGARTISLGAGDRQVIQTPLADSLPVSRCSVALLFRQLGITNVLSLFCAALTEHKVLFLSRSYQRLADACRGLLALLFPLRYSFTYVPILPAQLLEVLSTPTPFIIGVNAAFQAETQELLDVIVADLDGGTVAIPECVHIPPLPEPLQSQTHSVLSMVLDPELELADLAFPPPTTSTSSLKMQDKELRAVFLRLFAQLLQGYRWCLHVVRVHPEPVIRFHKAAFLGQRGLVEDDFLMKVLEGMAFAGFVSERGVPYRPTDLFDELVAHEVARMRADENHPQRVLRHVQELAEQLYKNENPYPAVAMHKVQRPGESSHLRRVPQPFPRLDEGTVQWIVDQAAAKMQGAPPAVKAERRTTVPSGPPMTAILERCSGLHVNSARRLEVVRNCISYVFEGKMLEAKKLLPAVLRALKGRAARRCLAQELHLHVQQNRAVLDHQQFDFVVRMMNCCLQDCTSLDEHGIAAALLPLVTAFCRKLSPGVTQFAYSCVQEHVVWSTPQFWEAMFYGDVQTHIRALYLEPTEDLAPAQEVGEAPSQEDERSALDVASEQRRLWPTLSREKQQELVQKEESTVFSQAIHYANRMSYLLLPLDSSKSRLLRERAGLGDLESASNSLVTNSMAGSVAESYDTESGFEDAETCDVAGAVVRFINRFVDKVCTESGVTSDHLKGLHVMVPDIVQMHIETLEAVQRESRRLPPIQKPKLLRPRLLPGEECVLDGLRVYLLPDGREEGAGGSAGGPALLPAEGAVFLTTYRVIFTGMPTDPLVGEQVVVRSFPVAALTKEKRISVQTPVDQLLQDGLQLRSCTFQLLKMAFDEEVGSDSAELFRKQLHKLRYPPDVRATFAFTLGSAHTPGRPPRVTKDKGPSLRTLSRNLVKNAKKTIGRQHVTRKKYNPPSWEHRGQPPPEDQEDEISVSEELEPSTLTPSSALKPSDRMTMSSLVERACCRDYQRLGLGTLSSSLSRAKSEPFRISPVNRMYAICRSYPGLLIVPQSVQDNALQRVSRCYRQNRFPVVCWRSGRSKAVLLRSGGLHGKGVVGLFKAQNAPSPGQSQADSSSLEQEKYLQAVVSSMPRYADASGRNTLSGFSSAHMGSHGKWGSVRTSGRSSGLGTEVGSRLAGRDTLAPPQANGGPPDPGFLRPQRAALYILGDKAQLKGVRPDPLQQWELVPIEVFEARQVKASFKKLLKACVPGCPAAEPSPASFLRSLEDSEWLIQIHKLLQVSVLVVELLDSGSSVLVGLEDGWDITTQVVSLVQLLSDPFYRTLEGFRLLLEKEWLSFGHRFSHRGAHTLAGQSSGFTPVFLQFLDCVHQVHLQFPMEFEFSQFYLKFLGYHHVSRRFRTFLLDSDYERIELGLLYEEKGERRGQLPCRSVWEYVDRLSKRTPVFYNYMYAPEDTEVLRPYSNVSNLKVWDFYTEETLAEGPPYDWELAQGPPEPPEEERSDGGAPQSRRRVVWPCYDSCPRAQPDAISRLLEELQRLETELGRPAERWKDTWDRVKAAQRLEGRPDGRGTPSSLLVSTAPHHRRSLGVYLQEGPVGSTLSLSLDSDQSSGSTASGSRQAARRSTSTLYSQFQTAESENRSYEGTLYKKGAFMKPWKARWFVLDKTKHQLRYYDHRVDTECKGVIDLAEVEAVAPGTPTMGAPKTVDEKAFFDVKTTRRVYNFCAQDVPSAQQWVDRIQSCLSDA; from the exons GGAGTGGGGAAGGCCAGGGCCAGATTCTGCAGCGCTTTCCGGAGAAGGACTGGGAAGACAACCCATTCCCCCAGGGCATCGAGCTG TTTTGCCAGCCTAGCGGGTGGCAGCTGTGTCCCGAGAGGAATCCACCGACCTTCTTTGTTGCTGTCCTCACTGACATCAACTCCGAGCGCCACTACTGCGCCTGCTTGACCTTCTGGGAGCCAGTGGAGCCTTCACAG CAGGAAACGACGCGTGAGGAGGATGCcccagagagggaagaagaggaggatgagGGAGGCCAGACCCACCTGTCTCCCACAGCGCCTGCCCCATCTGCCCAGCTGTTTGCACCGAAGACGCTGGTGCTGGTGTCTCGACTTGACCACGCGGAGGTGTTCAGG AACAGCCTCGGCCTCATCTATGCCATCCACGTGGAGGGCCTGAATGTGTGCCTGGAAAACGTGATTGGGAACCTGCTGACGTGCACTGTGCCCCTGGCTGGGGGCTCACAG CTGGACTCTGTTGAGGAAGGAGCG AGGACGATCTCTTTGGGGGCTGGTGACCGGCAGGTCATCCAAACTCCACTGGCTGACTCGCTGCCCGTCAGCCGCTGCAGCGTGGCCCTGCTTTTCCGCCAGCTGG GCATCACCAACGTGCTGTCTTTGTTCTGTGCCGCCCTGACGGAGCACAAGGTTCTCTTCCTGTCCCGGAGCTACCAGCGGCTCGCCGATGCCTGTAGGGGCCTCCTGGCACTGCTGTTTCCTCTCAGATACAG CTTCACCTATGTGCCCATCCTGCCGGCTCAGCTGCTGGAGGTCCTCAGCACACCCACGCCCTTCATCATCGGGGTCAACGCGGCCTTCCAGGCAGAGACCCAGGAACTG CTCGACGTGATCGTTGCTGATCTGGATGGAGGAACGGTGGCCATCCCTGAGTGTGTGCACATTCCACCCTTGCCAGAGCCGCTGCAGAGTCAGACACACAGTGTGCTGAGCATG GTCCTGGACCCGGAACTGGAGTTGGCTGACCTCGCCTTCCCTCCACCCACGACGTCCACCTCCTCCCTGAAGATGCAG GACAAGGAGCTGCGAGCTGTCTTTCTGCGGCTCTTCGCTCAGCTGCTGCAGGGCTATCGCTGGTGCCTGCACGTCGTGCGCGTCCACCCGGAGCCTGTCATCCGCTTCCATAAG GCAGCCTTCCTGGGCCAGCGTGGGCTGGTGGAGGATGATTTCCTGATGAAAGTGCTGGAGGGCATGGCCTTTGCTGGCTTCGTGTCAGAGCGTGGGGTCCCGTACCGCCCCACAGACCTGTTCGATGAG CTGGTGGCCCACGAGGTGGCACGGATGCGGGCAGATGAGAACCACCCCCAGCGTGTCCTGCGTCACGTCCAGGAACTGGCAGAGCAGCTCTACAAGAAC GAGAACCCGTACCCAGCCGTGGCGATGCACAAGGTACAGAGGCCCGGCGAGAGCAGCCACCTGCGACGGGTGCCCCAGCCCTTCCCCCGGCTGGATGAGGGCACCGTGCAGTGGATCGTGGACCAGGCTGCGGCCAAGATGCAGGGTGCACCCCCAGCTGTGAAGGCCGAGAGGAGGACCACTGTGCCCTCAGGGCCCCCCATGA CTGCCATACTGGAGCGGTGCAGCGGGCTGCATGTCAACAGCGCCCGGCGTCTGGAGGTCGTGCGCAACTGCATCTCCTATGTGTTTGAGGGGAAAATGCTTGAGGCCAAGAAG CTGCTCCCAGCTGTGTTGAGGGCCCTGAAGGGGCGAGCTGCCCGCCGCTGCCTCGCCCAGGAGCTGCACCTGCATGTGCAGCAGAACCGTGCGGTCCTGGACCACCAGCAGTTTGACTTTGTCGTCCGTATGATGAACTGCTGCCTGCAG GACTGCACTTCTCTGGATGAGCATGGCATCGCAGCTGCTCTGCTGCCTCTGGTCACAGCCTTCTGCCGG AAGCTGAGCCCGGGGGTGACGCAGTTCGCGTACAGCTGTGTGCAGGAGCACGTGGTGTGGAGCACGCCACAGTTCTGGGAGGCCATGTTCTATGGGGATGTGCAGACTCACATCCGGGCCCTCTACCTGGAGCCCACCGAGGACCTGGCCCCCGCCCAG GAGGTTGGGGAGGCACCTTCCCAGGAGGACGAGCGCTCTGCCCTGGATGTGGCTTCTGAGCAGCGGCGCCTGTGGCCAACCCTGAGCCGTGAGAAGCAGCAGGAGCTGGTGCAGAAGGAGGAGAGCACGGTGTTCAGCCAGGCCATCCACTACGCCAACCGCATGAGCTACCTCCTCCTGCCCCTGGACAGCAGCAAGAGCCGCCTACTTCGGGAGCGCGCTGGGCTGGGCGACCTGGAGAGCGCCAGCAACAGCCTGGTCACCAACAG CATGGCTGGCAGTGTGGCTGAGAGCTATGACACGGAGAGTGGCTTTGAGGATGCAGAGACCTGCGATGTGGCTGGGGCCGTGGTCCGCTTCATCAACCGCTTCGTGGACAAGGTCTGCACGGAGAGCGGGGTCACCAGCGACCACCTCAAGGGGCTGCATGTCATGGTGCCAG ACATCGTCCAGATGCACATCGAGACCCTGGAGGCCGTGCAGCGGGAGAGCCGGAGGCTGCCGCCCATCCAGAAG CCCAAGCTGCTGCGGCCGCGCCTGCTGCCTGGGGAGGAGTGTGTGCTGGACGGCCTGCGCGTCTACCTGCTGCCGGACGGGCGTGAGGAGGGTGCGGGGGGCAGTGCCGGGGGACCAGCATTGCTGCCAGCTGAGGGCGCCGTCTTCCTCACCACGTACCGGGTCATCTTCACAGGGATGCCCACAGACCCCCTGG TTGGGGAGCAGGTGGTGGTCCGTTCCTTCCCGGTGGCTGCGCTGACCAAGGAGAAGCGCATCAGCGTCCAGACCCCTGTGGACCAGCTCCTGCAGGACGGGCTGCAGCTGCGCTCCTGCACATTCCAG CTGCTGAAAATGGCCTTTGATGAGGAGGTGGGGTCTGACAGTGCCGAGCTCTTCCGCAAGCAGCTGCATAAGCTGCGGTACCCGCCGGACGTCAGGGCCACCTTCGCGTTCACCCTGGGCTCTGCCCACACACCCGGCCGGCCCCCGCGAGTCACCAAGGACAAGGGTCCTTCCCTCAG AACCCTGTCCCGGAACCTGGTCAAGAACGCCAAGAAGACCATCGGGCGGCAGCATGTCACTCGTAAGAAGTACAACCCCCCCAGCTGGGAGCACCGGGGCCAGCCGCCCCCCGAGGACCAGGAGGACGAGATCTCAG TGTCGGAGGAGCTGGAGCCCAGCACGCTGACCCCGTCCTCAGCCCTGAAGCCCTCCGACCGCATGACCATGAGCAGCCTGGTGGAAAGGGCTTGCTGCCGCGACTACCAGCGCCTCGGCCTGGGCACCCTGAGCAGCAGCCTGAGCCGGGCCAAGTCTGAGCCCTTCCGCATCTCTCCGGTCAACCGCATGTACGCCATCTGCCGCAG CTACCCAGGGCTGCTGATCGTACCCCAGAGCGTCCAGGACAACGCCCTGCAGCGCGTGTCCCGCTGCTACCGCCAGAACCGCTTCCCCGTGGTCTGCTGGCGCAGCGGGCGGTCTAAGGCCGTACTGCTGCGCTCTGGCGGCCTGCATGGCAAAGGTGTCGTTGGCCTCTTCAAGGCCCAGAACGCACCTTCTCCAG GCCAGTCCCAGGCGGACTCGAGCAGCCTGGAGCAGGAGAAGTACCTGCAGGCCGTGGTCAGCTCCATGCCCCGCTACGCCGACGCGTCGGGACGCAACACGCTTAGCGGCTTCTCCTCAGCCCACATGGGCAGTCACG GTAAGTGGGGCAGTGTCCGGACCAGTGGGCGCAGCAGTGGCCTTGGCACCGAGGTGGGCTCCCGGCTGGCTGGCAGAGACACGCTGGCCCCACCCCAGGCCAACGGGGGCCCTCCCGACCCGGGCTTCCTGCGGCCGCAGCGAGCAGCCCTCTACATCCTCGGGGACAAAGCCCAGCTTAAG GGTGTGCGGCCAGACCCCCTGCAGCAGTGGGAGCTGGTGCCCATTGAGGTATTTGAGGCACGGCAGGTGAAGGCCAGCTTCAAGAAGCTGCTGAAGGCGTGTGTCCCAGGCTGCCCTGCtgctgagcccagcccagcctccttcctgcGCTCGCTGGAGGACTCGGAGTGGCTGATCCAG ATCCACAAGCTGCTGCAGGTGTCTGTGCTGGTGGTGGAGCTCCTGGATTCAGGCTCCTCTGTGCTGGTGGGCCTGGAGGACGGCTGGGACATCACCACCCAG GTGGTATCTTTGGTGCAGCTGCTCTCAGACCCCTTTTACCGCACGCTGGAGGGCTTCCGCCTGCTGCTGGAGAAGGAGTGGCTGTCCTTCGGTCACCGCTTCAGCCACCGTGGGGCCCACACCCTGGCTGGGCAGAGCAGCGGCTTCACACCCGTCTTCCTGCAGTTCCTGGACTGCGTACATCAG GTCCACCTGCAGTTCCCCATGGAGTTTGAGTTCAGCCAGTTCTACCTCAAGTTCCTTGGCTACCACCACGTCTCCCGCCGTTTCCGGACCTTCCTGCTCGACTCTGACTATGAGCGCATTGAGCTGG GGCTGCTGTACGAGGAGAAAGGGGAACGCAGGGGCCAGCTGCCATGCAGGTCTGTGTGGGAGTACGTGGACCGACTGAGCAAGAGGACGCCTGTGTTCTACAATTACATGTATGCGCCCGAGGACACGGAG GTCCTGCGGCCCTACAGCAACGTGTCCAACCTGAAGGTGTGGGACTTCTACACTGAGGAGACGCTGGCCGAGGGCCCTCCCTATGATTGGGAACTGGCCCAGGGGCCCCCCGAGCCCCCAGAGGAAGAACGATCTGACGGAGGCGCTCCCCAGAGCCGGCGCCGTGTGGTGTGGCCCTGCTACGACAGCTGCCCGCGGGCCCAGCCTGACGCCATCTCACGCCTGCTGGAG GAGCTGCAGAGGCTGGAGACAGAGTTGGGCCGACCCGCTGAGCGCTGGAAGGACACCTGGGACCGGGTGAAGGCTGCACAGCGCCTCGAAGGCCGGCCAGACGGACGT GGCACCCCTAGCTCCCTCCTGGTGTCCACCGCACCCCACCACCGCCGCTCGCTGGGTGTGTACCTGCAGGAGGGGCCCGTGGGCTCCACCCTGAGCCTCAGCCTGGACAGCGACCAGAGTAGTGGCTCAACCGCATCCGGCTCCCGCCAGGCTGCCCGCCGCAGCACCAGCACCCTGTACAGCCAGTTCCAGACAGCTGAGAGTGAGAACAG GTCCTACGAGGGCACTCTGTACAAGAAGGGGGCCTTCATGAAGCCTTGGAAGGCCCGCTGGTTCGTGTTGGACAAGACCAAGCACCAG CTGCGTTACTATGACCACCGTGTGGACACAGAGTGCAAGGGTGTCATCGACCTggcggaggtggaggctgtggcaCCTGGCACGCCCACCATGGGTGCCCCTAAGACTGTGGACGAGAAGGCCTTCTTTGAC GTGAAGACAACGCGTCGCGTTTACAACTTCTGTGCCCAGGACGTGCCCTCGGCCCAGCAGTGGGTGGACCGGATCCAGAGCTGCCTGTCGGATGCCTGA